A window from Thermosipho africanus Ob7 encodes these proteins:
- a CDS encoding amidohydrolase family protein, which yields MKAIINAKIFDYENFHENYYIIFDKKIIDIGSMENFKGAPQTIDAKGNFVLPGFVIGHTHIYSTFARGLNLPFNPLNFKDILTQLWWKLDSQLAKEENYYSALVAGIEFIKNGVTTVIDHHASGLQIKGSLNTLKKALCDEVGLRGIFCFETSDRFNVDECIEENLEFLKTRSEMHVGLFGLHASLSLSDNTLEKVSKLYKGPIHIHTAESIDDVEDSLSKYGLRVIPRLEKFGLLRENSILAHCVHTSEEELELISKNNCFVALNVTSNMNNAVGLPNYKLMKKHNVKVIAGNDGLGFNFARELLNLYFSMKLKGNSPLSFSFDDLKSIISNTYEIASKHLNVKLGKIKPGYAADLIIVPYTPPTPLNSENAFGHVIYGLFDNFRPSHVIVNGKILMQNYETNLQVNEIYKQARKVAEYLWKKLNK from the coding sequence ATGAAAGCAATAATAAATGCTAAAATTTTTGACTATGAAAATTTTCATGAAAATTACTATATAATTTTTGATAAAAAAATAATAGATATTGGTTCTATGGAAAATTTTAAAGGTGCACCACAAACAATTGATGCAAAAGGAAACTTTGTTTTACCCGGTTTTGTAATAGGTCATACCCACATTTATTCAACCTTTGCAAGGGGATTAAATTTGCCATTTAATCCATTAAATTTCAAAGATATACTTACTCAACTTTGGTGGAAACTTGATTCACAACTTGCAAAAGAGGAAAACTATTACAGTGCTCTTGTTGCAGGAATTGAATTCATCAAAAACGGTGTAACAACAGTAATTGATCATCATGCAAGCGGACTCCAAATAAAAGGTAGTTTAAATACATTAAAAAAGGCTCTTTGTGATGAAGTTGGATTAAGAGGAATCTTTTGCTTTGAAACTAGTGATAGGTTTAATGTAGATGAATGCATTGAAGAAAATTTAGAGTTTTTAAAGACGCGTTCTGAAATGCATGTTGGATTATTTGGACTTCATGCTTCACTAAGTTTATCTGATAATACTCTCGAAAAAGTTTCTAAACTTTACAAAGGCCCAATCCACATTCACACTGCTGAAAGCATAGACGATGTAGAAGATTCCCTTTCAAAATATGGGCTTCGTGTAATTCCTCGATTAGAAAAATTTGGATTGTTAAGGGAAAATTCAATACTTGCCCATTGTGTTCATACTTCAGAAGAAGAGCTTGAATTGATCTCAAAGAATAACTGTTTTGTTGCCTTAAATGTTACATCAAACATGAACAACGCTGTTGGACTGCCAAATTACAAGTTAATGAAAAAACACAATGTTAAGGTTATAGCAGGAAATGATGGTCTAGGGTTTAATTTTGCAAGAGAACTCTTAAACCTCTATTTTTCAATGAAGTTAAAAGGAAATTCACCACTTTCTTTTTCATTTGACGACTTAAAAAGCATAATATCAAATACTTATGAAATTGCAAGCAAACATTTAAACGTAAAATTAGGAAAAATTAAACCTGGATATGCAGCAGATCTAATTATTGTTCCATATACTCCTCCAACTCCTTTAAATAGTGAAAATGCTTTTGGACATGTGATATATGGATTATTTGATAATTTTAGACCTTCTCATGTTATAGTCAACGGAAAAATTTTAATGCAAAATTATGAGACAAATTTGCAAGTAAATGAAATATACAAACAAGCAAGAAAAGTTGCTGAATATCTTTGGAAAAAGTTAAACAAATAA